In Nocardioides dokdonensis FR1436, the following are encoded in one genomic region:
- a CDS encoding TIGR00730 family Rossman fold protein, translated as MSRLRGRFTGPVFTRRSEATTTDQRLLDSHQPSDWVHTDPWRVMRIQSEFVEGFGALAELGPAIGVFGSARTAADHPTYAQAERAGRLLAEAGYAVITGGGPGAMEAANKGACDAGGTSVGLGIELPFEAGLNEWVDVGINFRYFFVRKTMFVKYSRGFVVLPGGVGTLDELFEAITLVQTQKVTRFPIALIGVDYWSGLLSWLRETVLADGKISQTDLDLLFLTDDVEEAVRHVLAVQEEDPRP; from the coding sequence GTGTCGCGTCTGCGCGGACGGTTCACGGGGCCGGTCTTCACCCGTCGCAGCGAGGCGACCACGACCGACCAGCGGCTCCTCGACTCCCACCAGCCCAGTGATTGGGTGCACACCGACCCGTGGCGCGTGATGCGCATCCAGAGCGAGTTCGTGGAGGGCTTCGGCGCCCTGGCCGAGCTGGGCCCGGCGATCGGCGTCTTCGGCTCCGCGCGCACCGCCGCCGACCACCCGACGTACGCGCAGGCCGAGCGGGCCGGCCGGCTGCTGGCCGAGGCCGGCTACGCGGTCATCACCGGTGGCGGTCCCGGCGCGATGGAGGCGGCCAACAAGGGCGCCTGCGACGCCGGCGGCACCAGTGTCGGGTTGGGCATCGAGCTGCCCTTCGAGGCGGGGCTCAACGAGTGGGTCGACGTGGGCATCAACTTCCGCTACTTCTTCGTGCGCAAGACGATGTTCGTGAAGTACTCCCGGGGCTTCGTGGTGCTGCCCGGCGGCGTCGGCACCCTCGACGAGCTGTTCGAGGCGATCACGCTGGTGCAGACGCAGAAGGTCACCCGCTTCCCGATCGCCCTCATCGGCGTCGACTACTGGAGCGGGCTGCTGTCGTGGCTGCGCGAGACGGTGCTGGCCGACGGCAAGATCTCGCAGACCGACCTCGACCTGCTCTTCCTCACCGACGACGTCGAGGAGGCGGTGCGCCACGTCCTGGCGGTGCAGGAGGAGGACCCGCGGCCATGA
- a CDS encoding ABC transporter substrate-binding protein, producing the protein MSPHLRRLRLGSLALVGALAVSGCTSSAEEEGSSDNTSGGQPKSEIYTTGMVGVADGDTEPVEGGTLTVAEYSEIRTLDPTKSYANGAAGGSAMGAIYDTLVRYDHESQTFEPQLAESLTTDDNIVWTLALRDGVEFADGTPLDAQSVVDSMKYYTDNFAYQALTLMANLKSSKVVDDRTVEFTLQREWATFPNMLAGGPGMILAPAAYDDVFDFEPIGAGPFELETYAEGEELVLSARQDYWGEGPYLDELRFVWLGGDDAKLESLTSGGVDTAFMRGPGPVEQAIDEEFAGMMFATGLGTQIWINSREGRPGEDPRVRRAVALAIDPEVYLQRVTDGAGVPTKEIFPDASPWSTGVPPLETDPDAARALLEEAKADGFDGTVRYLHGADGPGTAGGVAVKAMLEDVGFTVENEALRSVSDQIQRLYIDHDYDLAVAALSIPDEDPYSRLIGALQSSSRQNTSGFSNFEMDALLADLQAAATPEEGIGTMTKIERLWHEKVPGVGLAAGGTFQAWNDNVHGMEPTSETMFLYDRAWVD; encoded by the coding sequence ATGTCACCCCACCTGCGCCGGCTCCGGCTCGGTTCCCTGGCCCTCGTCGGCGCCCTCGCCGTCTCCGGCTGCACGTCCTCCGCCGAAGAGGAGGGCAGCTCCGATAACACCTCGGGCGGCCAGCCGAAGAGCGAGATCTACACGACCGGCATGGTCGGCGTCGCCGACGGTGACACCGAGCCTGTCGAGGGCGGGACCCTGACCGTCGCGGAGTACTCCGAGATCCGCACGCTCGACCCCACCAAGAGCTACGCCAACGGCGCTGCCGGCGGCAGCGCGATGGGCGCGATCTACGACACGCTGGTCCGCTACGACCACGAGTCCCAGACCTTCGAGCCGCAGCTGGCCGAGTCGTTGACCACCGACGACAACATCGTCTGGACGCTGGCCCTGCGCGACGGCGTCGAGTTCGCCGACGGCACGCCCCTCGACGCGCAGTCGGTGGTGGACTCCATGAAGTACTACACCGACAACTTCGCCTACCAGGCGCTCACCCTGATGGCGAACCTCAAGTCCAGCAAGGTCGTCGACGACCGGACGGTCGAGTTCACCCTGCAGCGCGAGTGGGCGACCTTCCCCAACATGCTGGCCGGCGGCCCGGGCATGATCCTGGCCCCCGCGGCGTACGACGACGTGTTCGACTTCGAGCCGATCGGCGCCGGCCCCTTCGAGCTCGAGACCTACGCCGAGGGCGAGGAGCTGGTGCTCAGCGCTCGTCAGGACTACTGGGGCGAGGGCCCCTACCTCGACGAGCTGCGCTTCGTGTGGCTGGGCGGTGACGACGCCAAGCTGGAGTCGCTGACCAGCGGCGGGGTGGACACCGCGTTCATGCGCGGCCCCGGGCCGGTCGAGCAGGCCATCGACGAGGAGTTCGCCGGCATGATGTTCGCGACCGGCCTCGGCACCCAGATCTGGATCAACAGCCGGGAGGGACGCCCGGGCGAGGACCCGCGCGTGCGTCGCGCGGTCGCCCTGGCCATCGACCCCGAGGTCTACCTGCAACGGGTCACCGACGGCGCCGGCGTGCCGACCAAGGAGATCTTCCCCGACGCCTCACCGTGGTCGACCGGGGTGCCGCCCCTGGAGACCGACCCCGACGCGGCCCGGGCGCTGCTCGAGGAGGCCAAGGCGGACGGCTTCGACGGCACCGTCCGCTACCTGCACGGCGCAGATGGCCCCGGCACCGCCGGTGGCGTCGCGGTGAAGGCGATGCTCGAGGACGTGGGGTTCACCGTCGAGAACGAGGCGCTGCGCAGCGTCTCCGACCAGATCCAGCGCCTCTACATCGACCACGACTACGACCTGGCCGTGGCCGCCCTGAGCATCCCCGACGAGGACCCCTACTCGCGCCTCATCGGGGCGCTGCAGAGCTCCTCGCGCCAGAACACCAGCGGCTTCTCCAACTTCGAGATGGACGCCCTGCTCGCCGACCTCCAGGCCGCGGCGACGCCTGAGGAGGGCATCGGCACGATGACCAAGATCGAGCGCCTGTGGCACGAGAAGGTCCCCGGTGTCGGCCTCGCCGCCGGTGGCACCTTCCAGGCCTGGAACGACAACGTCCACGGCATGGAGCCGACCAGCGAGACGATGTTCCTCTACGACCGGGCCTGGGTCGACTGA
- the ileS gene encoding isoleucine--tRNA ligase produces the protein MTYPKVSTDATGAIPSSPRFPEIEERVLAYWAADGTFEASVEQRDAGEHGENEFVFYDGPPFANGLPHYGHLLTGYVKDLIPRYQTMRGRRVERRFGWDTHGLPAELEAMRLNGIKTTDEIVEMGIDKFNDACRESVMTYTGEWRDYVTRQARWVDFDNDYRTMNPDYMESVMWAFSQLHEKGLVYEGFRVLPYCWNDETPLSNHELRMDDDVYKNRQDPAVTVGYALDATGADPVLDGAHLLIWTTTPWTLTSNLAVMVGSEIEYVVVEAGVPGTDTTARYLLAEARLPAYAKELGAEPTVLGRYRGAELVGRTYTPPFSYYLGHERAFRVVAADDAVTTTDGTGLVHTAGAFGEVDKEVTDREGIEPVMPVGKDGRFTHPVDDYAGMQVFDANLHIIDHLKAATRASTGSTDATGAVTPGTILLRRESYDHSYPHCWRCREPLIYKGVSSWFVEVTAIKQRMLELNQQINWVPDHIQDGQFGRWLENARDWSITRNRFWGSPVPVWKSDDEAYPRLDVYGSFAEIQRDFGDLPRNKAGEPDLHRPYVDDLVRPNPDDPTGRSMMRRVPDVLDVWFDSGSMSYAQVHYPFENAEWFSGKDGQPGHFPADFIVEYIGQTRGWFYTLHILATALFDKPAFENCISHGIVLGSDGNKMSKSLRNYPDVREVFDRDGADAMRWFLMSSPILRGGNLVVTEQGIRDSVRQVLIPLWNSWYFFSLYANAGSVDAQRSTASTDPLDRYLLAKCGQFVEQMTTSLDAYAVADACDATRSFLDVLTNWYIRRSRERFWDATDSEPFDTLHTVLETVCRATAPLMPLATEEIWRGLTGGRSVHLTDWPTPDELPAGPDDLALVAAMDQVREVCSATSALRKARALRNRLPLSTLTVVVTDPAALEGFESIVADEVNVKTVRLLGVDAPEAASYGVSQRLSVNARAAGPRLGKDVQQAIKGSKSGDWSVAEDGTVTAGGLVLVEGEFTLETVAGSAEDSDAVGMLPGGGFVVLDTVVTDELAAEGLARDLVRAIQQARRDAGFEVSDRIGLTIAGSPAVQAAASTHRELIMAETLTTAYEVSSNVDHPGTSVLVGDGEKATVAVAKT, from the coding sequence GTGACCTATCCGAAGGTCTCCACCGACGCCACGGGCGCCATCCCCTCCTCCCCGCGCTTCCCGGAGATCGAGGAGCGGGTGCTGGCCTACTGGGCCGCCGACGGCACCTTCGAGGCCAGCGTCGAGCAGCGCGACGCGGGCGAGCACGGCGAGAACGAGTTCGTCTTCTACGACGGCCCGCCGTTCGCCAACGGGCTGCCGCACTACGGCCACCTGCTCACCGGCTACGTCAAGGACCTGATCCCGCGCTACCAGACGATGCGCGGTCGCCGCGTCGAGCGCCGCTTCGGCTGGGACACCCACGGCCTGCCCGCCGAGCTCGAGGCGATGCGACTCAACGGCATCAAGACCACCGACGAGATCGTCGAGATGGGCATCGACAAGTTCAACGACGCCTGCCGCGAGTCCGTGATGACCTACACCGGCGAGTGGCGCGACTACGTGACCCGCCAGGCGCGCTGGGTCGACTTCGACAACGACTACCGCACCATGAACCCCGACTACATGGAGTCGGTCATGTGGGCGTTCTCGCAGCTGCACGAGAAGGGCCTGGTCTACGAGGGCTTCCGGGTGCTGCCCTACTGCTGGAACGACGAGACGCCGCTGTCGAACCACGAGCTGCGGATGGACGACGACGTCTACAAGAACCGCCAGGACCCCGCGGTCACCGTCGGCTACGCGCTCGACGCGACCGGTGCGGACCCGGTGCTCGACGGCGCGCACCTGCTGATCTGGACCACGACGCCGTGGACGCTGACCTCCAACCTGGCCGTGATGGTCGGCTCCGAGATCGAGTACGTCGTCGTCGAGGCCGGCGTGCCCGGCACCGACACCACGGCGCGCTACCTGCTCGCCGAGGCCCGACTGCCGGCGTACGCCAAGGAGCTCGGCGCCGAGCCGACCGTGCTGGGCCGCTACCGCGGCGCGGAGCTGGTCGGACGCACCTACACCCCGCCGTTCTCCTACTACCTCGGCCACGAGCGCGCCTTCCGCGTGGTCGCGGCCGACGACGCCGTCACCACCACCGACGGCACCGGGCTGGTGCACACCGCCGGCGCCTTCGGTGAGGTCGACAAGGAGGTCACCGACCGCGAGGGCATCGAGCCGGTGATGCCGGTCGGCAAGGACGGGCGCTTCACGCACCCCGTCGACGACTACGCCGGCATGCAGGTCTTCGACGCCAACCTGCACATCATCGACCACCTGAAGGCGGCGACCCGGGCCTCGACGGGCTCGACCGACGCCACGGGCGCGGTCACGCCGGGCACGATCCTGCTGCGCCGCGAGAGCTACGACCACTCCTACCCGCACTGCTGGCGCTGCCGCGAGCCGCTGATCTACAAGGGCGTCTCGTCGTGGTTCGTCGAGGTCACCGCGATCAAGCAGCGGATGCTCGAGCTGAACCAGCAGATCAACTGGGTCCCCGACCACATCCAGGACGGCCAGTTCGGTCGCTGGCTGGAGAACGCCCGCGACTGGTCGATCACCCGCAACCGCTTCTGGGGCTCCCCGGTGCCGGTGTGGAAGAGCGACGACGAGGCCTACCCGCGACTCGACGTCTACGGCTCCTTCGCCGAGATCCAGCGCGACTTCGGCGACCTGCCGCGCAACAAGGCCGGCGAGCCCGACCTGCACCGCCCCTACGTCGACGACCTGGTGCGGCCCAACCCCGACGACCCGACGGGTCGGTCGATGATGCGCCGGGTGCCCGACGTGCTCGACGTGTGGTTCGACTCCGGGTCGATGTCCTACGCCCAGGTGCACTACCCGTTCGAGAACGCCGAGTGGTTCAGCGGCAAGGACGGTCAGCCCGGGCACTTCCCGGCCGACTTCATCGTCGAGTACATCGGCCAGACCCGCGGCTGGTTCTACACGCTGCACATCCTCGCGACCGCGCTGTTCGACAAGCCGGCCTTCGAGAACTGCATCAGCCACGGCATCGTGCTCGGCTCCGACGGCAACAAGATGAGCAAGTCGCTGCGCAACTACCCCGACGTGCGCGAGGTGTTCGACCGCGACGGTGCCGACGCGATGCGCTGGTTCCTGATGTCGAGCCCGATCCTGCGCGGCGGCAACCTCGTGGTCACCGAGCAGGGCATCCGCGACTCGGTGCGCCAGGTGCTGATCCCGCTGTGGAACAGCTGGTACTTCTTCAGCCTCTACGCCAACGCCGGGTCCGTGGACGCCCAGCGCTCCACCGCCTCGACGGACCCGCTGGACCGCTACCTGCTGGCCAAGTGCGGGCAGTTCGTCGAGCAGATGACCACGTCGCTGGACGCCTACGCCGTCGCCGACGCGTGCGACGCCACCCGCTCCTTCCTCGACGTGCTGACCAACTGGTACATCCGTCGCTCGCGCGAGCGGTTCTGGGACGCCACGGACTCCGAGCCCTTCGACACCCTGCACACGGTGCTCGAGACGGTCTGCCGCGCCACCGCACCGCTGATGCCGCTGGCGACCGAGGAGATCTGGCGCGGCCTGACCGGGGGACGCTCGGTGCACCTGACCGACTGGCCGACGCCCGACGAGCTGCCCGCCGGCCCCGACGACCTGGCGCTGGTCGCGGCCATGGACCAGGTCCGCGAGGTCTGCTCGGCCACCTCCGCGCTGCGCAAGGCCCGCGCGCTGCGCAACCGGCTGCCGCTGTCGACGCTGACCGTGGTCGTCACCGACCCCGCGGCGCTCGAGGGCTTCGAGTCGATCGTCGCCGACGAGGTCAACGTGAAGACGGTGCGACTGCTCGGCGTCGATGCGCCCGAGGCGGCGTCGTACGGCGTCTCGCAGCGGTTGAGCGTCAACGCGCGCGCGGCCGGACCGCGCCTGGGCAAGGACGTGCAGCAGGCCATCAAGGGCTCGAAGTCGGGGGACTGGTCGGTGGCCGAGGACGGCACCGTCACCGCCGGTGGGCTGGTGCTGGTCGAGGGCGAGTTCACGCTCGAGACCGTCGCCGGCTCCGCCGAGGACTCCGACGCGGTCGGGATGCTGCCCGGCGGTGGCTTCGTGGTGCTCGACACCGTGGTCACCGACGAGCTGGCCGCCGAGGGCCTGGCCCGCGACCTGGTGCGCGCGATCCAGCAGGCCCGCCGCGACGCCGGCTTCGAGGTCTCCGACCGGATCGGCCTCACGATCGCCGGCTCGCCGGCGGTGCAGGCGGCCGCCTCGACCCACCGCGAGCTGATCATGGCCGAGACGCTGACCACGGCCTACGAGGTGTCCTCCAACGTCGACCACCCGGGGACGTCGGTGCTGGTCGGCGACGGCGAGAAGGCGACCGTGGCGGTGGCGAAGACCTGA
- the dapE gene encoding succinyl-diaminopimelate desuccinylase yields the protein MTSSGSRTATGPTPVLDLDTDVVTLTRQLCDIESVSRDEQRIADAVETALTALPHLSVTRLGHTVVARTELGRGERVVIAGHLDTVPVNGNFPSRMDEETGILHGLGTCDMKGGDAVILRLAATVPEPVRDVTYVLYEAEEIEEEFNGLKRVAEERPDLLEADFAILMEPSNAGVEAGCQGTLRVEVRTTGERAHSARSWKGVNAIHGAADVLARLNAYEARRPVIDGLEYHEGLNAVAIRGGVAGNVVPDECVVEVNYRFAPDVSTVEAEAFVRDFFEGYDVTLTDLGAAAMPGLDRPAAQQFLEAVGGRVAPKFGWTDVARFTALGVPAVNYGPGDPLFAHKADEHVPVAEIEHCERALRAWLTAGPAGPAERAGA from the coding sequence ATGACCAGCTCTGGCAGCCGTACGGCGACCGGCCCGACCCCCGTGCTCGACCTCGACACCGACGTGGTGACGCTGACCCGTCAGCTGTGCGACATCGAGTCGGTCAGCCGCGACGAGCAGCGCATCGCCGACGCCGTGGAGACGGCGCTGACCGCGCTGCCGCACCTGAGCGTGACGCGCCTGGGCCACACGGTCGTGGCTCGCACCGAGCTGGGCCGCGGCGAGCGGGTGGTGATCGCGGGCCACCTCGACACCGTGCCCGTCAACGGCAACTTCCCGAGCCGGATGGACGAGGAGACCGGCATCCTGCACGGGCTCGGCACCTGCGACATGAAGGGCGGCGACGCGGTCATCCTGCGCCTGGCCGCCACCGTGCCCGAGCCGGTGCGCGACGTGACCTACGTGCTCTACGAGGCCGAGGAGATCGAGGAGGAGTTCAACGGGCTGAAGCGGGTCGCCGAGGAGCGCCCCGACCTGCTCGAGGCCGACTTCGCCATCCTGATGGAGCCCTCCAACGCCGGCGTCGAGGCCGGCTGCCAGGGCACCCTGCGCGTCGAGGTGCGCACGACCGGCGAGCGCGCCCACTCCGCCCGCTCCTGGAAGGGCGTCAACGCCATCCACGGCGCCGCCGACGTGCTGGCGCGGCTCAACGCCTACGAGGCGCGGCGCCCGGTCATCGACGGGCTGGAGTACCACGAGGGACTCAACGCCGTCGCGATCCGCGGGGGAGTGGCCGGCAACGTGGTGCCCGACGAGTGCGTGGTCGAGGTCAACTACCGCTTTGCCCCCGACGTCTCCACCGTCGAGGCCGAGGCGTTCGTGCGCGACTTCTTCGAGGGGTACGACGTCACCCTCACCGACCTCGGCGCCGCCGCGATGCCCGGGCTCGACCGGCCCGCGGCCCAGCAGTTCCTCGAGGCCGTCGGCGGCCGGGTCGCCCCCAAGTTCGGCTGGACCGACGTCGCCCGCTTCACCGCGCTCGGCGTGCCGGCCGTCAACTACGGGCCCGGCGACCCGCTCTTCGCCCACAAGGCCGACGAGCACGTGCCGGTCGCCGAGATCGAGCACTGCGAGCGGGCGCTGCGCGCCTGGCTCACCGCCGGGCCTGCCGGTCCCGCCGAGCGGGCGGGGGCCTGA
- a CDS encoding helix-turn-helix transcriptional regulator codes for MHNHLRTARERAGLSQSECASALGVSRQTVISIEKGHFDPRLSLAFRISRLFEIPLDEMFEPDEHPLP; via the coding sequence ATGCACAACCACCTCAGGACGGCGCGCGAGCGGGCCGGCCTCTCGCAGAGCGAGTGCGCGAGCGCACTGGGCGTCTCCCGACAGACCGTGATCTCGATCGAGAAGGGCCACTTCGACCCGCGCCTCTCGCTCGCCTTCCGCATCAGCAGGCTCTTCGAGATCCCCCTCGACGAGATGTTCGAGCCCGACGAGCACCCGCTGCCGTGA
- a CDS encoding AAA family ATPase: MTGELLLITGPPAVGKMTVGRRICARSDYRLFHNHHTVEPLLEVFGHGTPSFERLTLEFRRRVLEEAVEHGVKLVFTFVWGVDDPAEADLVRQMIEPYRDAGLPVRWVELYADLETRLARNAGADRISAKPSKADLAWSDAHVREMEERHRMNTDPGDPTLADELLGDVEHLRLDNAALTADEAAQRVLSWLEPH, from the coding sequence ATGACAGGGGAGCTGCTGCTGATCACAGGACCGCCGGCGGTCGGCAAGATGACGGTGGGGCGGAGGATCTGTGCGCGCAGCGACTACCGGCTCTTCCACAACCACCACACGGTCGAGCCGCTGCTGGAGGTGTTCGGGCACGGCACCCCGTCCTTCGAGCGGCTCACGCTGGAGTTCCGGCGCCGGGTGCTCGAGGAGGCCGTCGAGCACGGTGTGAAGCTGGTCTTCACCTTCGTGTGGGGCGTCGACGACCCCGCCGAGGCCGATCTGGTGCGCCAGATGATCGAGCCCTACCGGGACGCCGGGCTGCCGGTGCGCTGGGTCGAGCTGTACGCCGACCTCGAGACCCGGCTGGCCCGCAACGCCGGCGCCGACCGGATCTCGGCCAAGCCCTCGAAGGCGGACCTGGCCTGGTCGGACGCGCATGTGCGCGAGATGGAGGAGCGGCACCGGATGAACACCGACCCGGGCGATCCGACGCTGGCCGACGAGCTGCTCGGCGACGTCGAGCACCTGCGACTCGACAATGCCGCGCTCACCGCTGACGAGGCCGCTCAGCGGGTGCTCTCCTGGCTCGAGCCGCACTGA
- a CDS encoding short-chain fatty acid transporter, which yields MSSPSTRSQEKSSGLSALMRPVNSVVERFIPSALVFAIVLTFIVALLALLMTDTGPVDVVRGWGDGLSGLLAFMTQMSLILLLGHTLANTGPVRALLSRLGGLPKTALQGYLFVFLVASVACLITWGLGLVVGVLLAVEVAKQGREKGLRLHFPMLVAAGYSGYVIWHMGYSGSGTLTAATEGSFIAEQLGETIPISETTFAWWNIVAIVATIVVVGIGLALVAPRGGDKIIELKPQAQFDDGPVIDDDVVTPADRVDASRIPTLLVGLALVAYLVVHYSDGGTATLDVVNWTFLALIFLLVRSPLELIGLVKNAASNVGEILLQFPLYAGIMGIMATSGLITVFSDFMVETAGPSTFGVLVFLSAGVVNFFVPSGGGQFAVQGPVMLDAGGRLGVDPSITIMAIAYGDQWTNMIQPFWALPVLAISGLKIRDILGYTMVTLIASGLVFGTTLFLVGLGS from the coding sequence ATGTCCAGCCCGAGCACCCGCTCCCAAGAGAAGTCGTCCGGGCTCTCCGCCCTGATGCGCCCCGTCAACTCCGTCGTCGAGCGCTTCATCCCCAGCGCGCTGGTCTTCGCGATCGTCCTGACCTTCATCGTCGCCCTCCTGGCGCTGCTCATGACCGACACCGGCCCGGTCGACGTCGTCAGGGGCTGGGGCGACGGGCTGTCCGGGCTGCTGGCCTTCATGACCCAGATGTCGCTGATCCTCCTGCTGGGCCACACCCTGGCCAACACGGGCCCGGTGCGCGCCCTGCTGAGCAGGCTCGGCGGACTGCCGAAGACCGCGCTCCAGGGCTACCTCTTCGTGTTCCTGGTCGCCTCCGTCGCGTGCCTGATCACCTGGGGCCTCGGCCTGGTCGTCGGCGTGCTGCTGGCCGTCGAGGTGGCCAAGCAGGGGCGCGAGAAGGGGCTGAGGCTGCACTTCCCGATGCTCGTCGCGGCCGGCTACTCCGGCTACGTCATCTGGCACATGGGCTACTCCGGCTCCGGGACCCTGACGGCCGCGACCGAGGGCTCATTCATCGCCGAGCAGCTCGGCGAGACCATCCCCATCAGCGAGACCACCTTCGCCTGGTGGAACATCGTGGCGATCGTCGCCACCATCGTCGTGGTGGGCATCGGGCTCGCCCTGGTGGCCCCGCGCGGGGGGGACAAGATCATCGAGCTGAAGCCGCAGGCCCAGTTCGACGACGGCCCGGTCATCGACGACGACGTGGTCACCCCGGCCGACCGGGTCGACGCCAGCCGCATCCCCACGCTGCTGGTCGGCCTGGCACTGGTCGCCTACCTGGTCGTCCACTACTCCGACGGCGGCACCGCCACCCTCGACGTCGTCAACTGGACGTTCCTGGCGCTGATCTTCCTGCTGGTGCGCAGCCCGCTCGAGCTGATCGGCCTGGTCAAGAACGCCGCCTCGAACGTGGGCGAGATCCTGCTCCAGTTCCCCCTCTACGCCGGGATCATGGGGATCATGGCCACCTCGGGCCTGATCACCGTCTTCTCCGACTTCATGGTCGAGACCGCCGGCCCCTCGACCTTCGGGGTGCTGGTCTTCCTCTCCGCCGGGGTCGTGAACTTCTTCGTGCCGTCCGGGGGCGGGCAGTTCGCCGTGCAGGGCCCGGTGATGCTCGACGCCGGCGGCCGGCTCGGGGTCGACCCGTCCATCACGATCATGGCCATCGCGTACGGCGACCAGTGGACCAACATGATCCAGCCCTTCTGGGCACTGCCGGTGCTGGCGATCTCGGGGCTCAAGATCCGCGACATCCTCGGCTACACGATGGTCACCCTCATCGCGTCCGGCCTGGTCTTCGGCACCACGCTGTTCCTGGTCGGGCTGGGCAGCTGA
- a CDS encoding LLM class F420-dependent oxidoreductase gives MRNGLVLFTSDRGITPAALAMAAEERGFDTFYVPEHTHIPVRREAAHPGTGDETLPDDRYTRTLDPWISLATVAAVTSRIRLSTAVALPVESDPITLAKQIATLDHLSGGRVEIGAGFGWNTDELADHGVPAERRRTVLKEYVEAMRALWTQEEAAYDGEFVSFGPSWAWPKPARHVPLVIGAGGGPKTFAWIARHADGWMTTPQQRDITAQIGALQQAWADAGRTGRPDVRILIAFKPDPDDLVAWAEAGATELIWGVPDKEPDEVLASLDRLTSRLGLAPEPLLG, from the coding sequence ATGCGCAACGGACTCGTCCTGTTCACCTCGGACCGCGGCATCACCCCGGCAGCCCTGGCGATGGCCGCGGAGGAGCGAGGGTTCGACACGTTCTACGTGCCCGAGCACACCCACATCCCGGTACGCCGCGAGGCCGCGCACCCCGGCACGGGCGACGAGACGCTGCCCGACGACCGCTACACGCGCACCCTCGACCCGTGGATCTCGCTGGCCACCGTGGCCGCGGTGACCAGCCGGATCCGGTTGTCCACGGCCGTGGCGCTGCCGGTGGAGTCCGACCCGATCACCCTGGCCAAGCAGATCGCCACGCTCGACCACCTCTCCGGGGGCCGCGTCGAGATCGGCGCCGGATTCGGCTGGAACACCGACGAGCTGGCCGACCACGGGGTGCCTGCCGAGCGTCGCCGCACCGTCCTGAAGGAGTACGTCGAGGCGATGCGCGCGCTGTGGACGCAGGAGGAGGCGGCCTACGACGGCGAGTTCGTCTCGTTCGGGCCGTCCTGGGCGTGGCCGAAGCCGGCGCGGCACGTGCCGCTCGTCATCGGCGCCGGCGGCGGGCCGAAGACGTTCGCCTGGATCGCCCGGCACGCCGACGGCTGGATGACCACCCCGCAGCAGCGCGACATCACCGCCCAGATCGGCGCGCTCCAGCAGGCCTGGGCCGACGCCGGGCGCACCGGCCGGCCCGACGTGCGCATCCTGATCGCCTTCAAGCCCGACCCCGACGACCTCGTCGCCTGGGCCGAGGCCGGGGCGACCGAGCTCATCTGGGGGGTCCCGGACAAGGAGCCCGACGAGGTGCTCGCCAGCCTCGACCGGCTCACCAGCCGCCTGGGCCTGGCCCCGGAGCCGCTCCTCGGGTGA
- a CDS encoding DivIVA domain-containing protein: MMWFFAILLVLVMGAIATVAAGRGTPLAAEYDDRPDVLVPAGRLVGADLRRVRFSLAFRGYRMSEVDALLDRLAAQLEEGRVEVGPEERDAPDGGERGAANDA, translated from the coding sequence ATGATGTGGTTCTTCGCGATCCTGCTGGTGCTGGTGATGGGTGCGATCGCGACGGTCGCCGCCGGGCGCGGCACCCCGCTCGCGGCGGAGTACGACGACCGGCCCGACGTGCTCGTCCCGGCGGGCCGCCTCGTGGGTGCGGACCTGCGCCGGGTGCGCTTCTCGCTGGCCTTCCGCGGCTACCGGATGTCGGAGGTCGACGCGCTGCTCGACCGGCTCGCCGCGCAGCTGGAGGAGGGCCGCGTCGAGGTGGGCCCCGAGGAGCGCGACGCGCCGGACGGCGGGGAGCGTGGCGCGGCGAACGACGCGTAG
- a CDS encoding DinB family protein gives MTSHEGMFVPSDQDPRTQIVDTRGERACVEGYLDAYRHTIALKCEGLSPAQLATASVPPSALSLLGLVRHLARVEHHWARRVLEGRTDLTRLFHGPDEDAGFGLPPEVDQGTVDEAFALWRAECAHAREAVAAASYDDLVDVGGDQIEVRDVLVHLVEEYARHAGHADLVRECLDGRTGQ, from the coding sequence ATGACGTCTCACGAGGGCATGTTCGTCCCCTCCGACCAGGACCCGCGCACCCAGATCGTCGACACCCGGGGTGAGCGCGCCTGCGTCGAGGGCTACCTGGACGCCTACCGGCACACGATCGCGCTGAAGTGCGAGGGCCTCTCCCCCGCCCAGCTGGCCACGGCGTCCGTGCCGCCCTCGGCGCTGTCGCTGCTCGGCCTGGTGCGCCACCTCGCCCGGGTCGAGCACCACTGGGCGCGGCGGGTGCTGGAGGGTCGCACCGACCTGACCCGGCTCTTCCACGGCCCGGACGAGGACGCCGGCTTCGGCCTGCCTCCCGAGGTCGACCAGGGCACGGTCGACGAGGCGTTCGCGCTGTGGCGGGCCGAGTGCGCCCACGCCCGCGAGGCGGTGGCCGCGGCGTCGTACGACGACCTCGTCGACGTCGGCGGCGACCAGATCGAGGTGCGCGACGTGCTGGTGCACCTCGTCGAGGAGTACGCCCGCCACGCCGGGCACGCCGACCTGGTCAGGGAGTGCCTGGACGGCCGCACCGGTCAGTGA